From a single Pseudomonas sp. A34-9 genomic region:
- a CDS encoding mannitol dehydrogenase family protein, which yields MKLNKQNLNRLAPEVKLPAYKLDDTRQGIAHIGVGGFHRAHQAYYTDALMNTGEALDWAICGVGLRGEDRRARDDLREQDYLFTLFELGDSDDTEVRVIGAIRDMLLAEDGAQALIDKLADPQIRIVSLTITEGGYCIDDSNGEFMAHLPQIQHDLAHPDAPKTVFGFLCAALEKRRAAGIPAFTVMSCDNLPHNGAVTRKALLAFATLRNSNLCSWIDANVSFPNAMVDRITPMTSTAHRLQLADKHGVDDAWPVVCEPFVQWVLEDKFVNGRPAWEKVGVQFTDDVSPYEEMKIKLLNGSHLALTYLGFLKGYRFVHETMNDPLFVRYMRAYMDLDVTPQLAPVPGIDLTDYKNTLVARFSNQAIADQLERVCSDGSSKFPKFTIPTINRLIADGQETKRAALVVAAWALYLKGVDENGDTYSIPDPRATFCQALVADDALITQRLLAVEEIFGTVIPRSAEFVAAFEWCCNSLREDGVTRTLERILA from the coding sequence ATGAAACTGAACAAACAGAACCTCAACCGCCTCGCCCCCGAGGTGAAACTGCCGGCCTACAAACTCGACGACACCCGCCAGGGCATCGCCCACATCGGCGTCGGCGGCTTTCATCGCGCGCATCAGGCGTATTACACCGATGCCCTGATGAACACCGGCGAAGCCCTCGATTGGGCGATTTGCGGCGTCGGCCTGCGCGGCGAAGACCGCCGCGCCCGTGACGATCTCAGAGAGCAGGATTACCTGTTCACCCTGTTCGAACTCGGCGACAGCGACGACACCGAAGTGCGCGTGATTGGCGCGATTCGCGACATGCTGCTGGCCGAGGACGGCGCGCAGGCGTTGATCGATAAACTCGCCGACCCACAGATTCGCATCGTCTCGCTGACGATCACCGAGGGTGGTTATTGCATCGACGACAGCAACGGCGAATTCATGGCGCACCTGCCACAGATTCAACACGACCTGGCCCATCCCGATGCACCGAAAACCGTGTTCGGCTTTTTGTGTGCAGCCCTGGAAAAACGCCGGGCAGCGGGCATCCCGGCGTTTACCGTGATGTCGTGCGATAACCTGCCGCACAACGGCGCAGTGACGCGCAAGGCGCTGCTGGCGTTTGCCACGCTGCGCAACAGCAATCTGTGCAGCTGGATCGACGCCAACGTCAGTTTTCCCAACGCCATGGTCGATCGCATCACCCCCATGACCAGCACCGCGCATCGCCTGCAATTGGCCGACAAACATGGCGTCGACGATGCCTGGCCGGTGGTCTGCGAGCCGTTCGTGCAGTGGGTCCTGGAGGACAAATTCGTCAACGGTCGCCCGGCCTGGGAAAAGGTTGGCGTGCAGTTCACCGACGATGTTTCGCCCTACGAAGAAATGAAGATCAAACTGCTCAACGGCAGCCACCTGGCGCTGACCTATCTGGGCTTTTTGAAGGGCTACCGGTTTGTGCACGAGACCATGAATGACCCGCTGTTCGTGCGCTACATGCGCGCCTATATGGATCTGGACGTGACCCCGCAACTGGCGCCGGTGCCGGGTATTGATCTGACCGATTACAAAAACACACTGGTGGCGCGTTTTTCCAATCAGGCGATTGCCGATCAGTTGGAGCGGGTGTGTTCGGATGGTTCATCGAAGTTTCCCAAGTTCACTATTCCGACGATCAACCGCTTGATTGCCGATGGGCAGGAGACCAAGCGCGCGGCGTTGGTGGTCGCGGCTTGGGCGTTGTATTTGAAGGGTGTGGATGAGAACGGCGATACCTATTCGATTCCGGATCCACGGGCGACGTTTTGTCAGGCGTTGGTGGCGGATGATGCGTTGATCACGCAGCGGTTGTTGGCGGTCGAGGAGATTTTTGGCACGGTGATTCCGCGTTCGGCGGAGTTTGTGGCGGCGTTTGAGTGGTGCTGCAACAGCTTGCGTGAGGACGGTGTGACGCGGACGCTGGAACGGATACTCGCCTGA
- a CDS encoding AraC family transcriptional regulator, with protein sequence MTRTTRVTDPSYELMDDHNGLSIIYRQHGFPCPLVRWHFHKEYELHLIVASSGKVFIGDYIGNFYPETLFLTGPNLPHNWISQVAEDEVVEKRDMLVNFTDELFDSGHQVFAELKSLAPLLERAQYGIEFRCKRTIRQAMTLMQRIADTRGITRLGHFFILMELLAASDDFQLLSGATTPQLADEHNIDRTNRAVDYIFSHYARDISLEEVAEHLGMTPTYFSRVFKQATGRNFIEFVNRLRISKSCELLADGDKPVTDVCFESGFNNISNFNRRFQQLKGMTPSHYRRLAVQRLTEQNRV encoded by the coding sequence ATGACCCGAACCACCCGCGTGACCGACCCCTCCTACGAGTTGATGGATGACCATAACGGGTTGTCCATCATCTACCGCCAGCACGGCTTCCCCTGCCCGCTGGTGCGCTGGCATTTTCACAAGGAATACGAGCTGCACCTGATCGTCGCCAGTTCCGGCAAGGTGTTCATCGGCGACTACATCGGCAACTTCTACCCGGAAACTCTGTTCCTCACCGGCCCCAACCTGCCGCACAACTGGATCAGTCAGGTCGCCGAAGACGAAGTGGTGGAAAAGCGCGACATGCTGGTCAACTTCACCGACGAGTTATTCGACAGTGGCCATCAGGTGTTCGCCGAGCTGAAAAGCCTGGCACCGTTGCTGGAACGTGCGCAGTACGGCATCGAGTTTCGCTGCAAGCGCACCATCCGCCAAGCCATGACGCTGATGCAGCGTATCGCCGATACCCGGGGCATCACCCGACTGGGGCACTTTTTCATCCTGATGGAGTTGCTCGCGGCCAGCGATGATTTCCAGTTGTTGTCCGGCGCGACCACGCCGCAACTGGCGGACGAACACAATATCGATCGCACCAACCGCGCCGTCGATTACATCTTCAGCCACTACGCCCGGGACATTTCGCTGGAAGAAGTCGCCGAGCATCTGGGCATGACACCGACCTACTTCAGCCGCGTGTTCAAACAGGCGACCGGGCGCAACTTCATCGAATTCGTCAATCGCTTGCGCATCAGCAAATCCTGCGAGCTGCTGGCCGATGGCGACAAGCCGGTGACGGACGTGTGCTTTGAGTCGGGCTTCAACAACATTTCCAACTTCAATCGGCGCTTTCAGCAGCTCAAGGGGATGACGCCGTCGCATTATCGACGGCTCGCCGTGCAGCGCCTGACCGAACAGAATCGCGTTTAA
- a CDS encoding sugar ABC transporter substrate-binding protein yields MQPTAKALLALTCMTLSSVSLGAQTLTIATVNNSDMIRMQKLSKTFETEHPDIKLNWVVLEENVLRQRLTTDIATQGGQFDVLTIGMYEAALWGAKGWLEPMKDLPASYALDDVFPSVREGLSVKGSLYALPFYAESSITYYRTDLFKEAGLSMPERPTWEQIAGFAEKLTNKDKEQYGICLRGKAGWGENMALITTVANAYGARWFDEQWKPEFSGPEWKNALNFYVDTMKKSGPPGASSNGFNENLALFNSGKCAIWVDASVAGSFVTDKTQSKVADHVGFTFAPHQVTDKGSAWLYSWALAIPTSSKAKDAAKQFSAWATSKEYGELVAKTDGIANVPPGTRASTYSDAYMSAAPFAKVTLESLKAADPSKPTLKPVPYIGIQLVTIPEFQGVGTQVGKLFSAALIGQTTVDQALAAAQQTTEREMKRAGYPK; encoded by the coding sequence ATGCAACCCACTGCAAAAGCTCTGCTTGCCCTCACCTGCATGACCCTCAGCAGCGTCAGCCTTGGCGCCCAGACCCTGACCATCGCCACCGTCAACAACAGCGACATGATCCGCATGCAAAAACTCTCGAAAACCTTCGAGACCGAGCATCCGGACATCAAGCTCAATTGGGTGGTGCTGGAAGAAAACGTTCTGCGTCAACGCCTGACCACTGACATCGCTACTCAGGGCGGTCAGTTCGATGTGTTGACCATCGGCATGTACGAAGCCGCACTGTGGGGCGCCAAGGGTTGGCTGGAACCGATGAAGGATCTGCCCGCCAGTTACGCCCTCGACGACGTGTTCCCGTCAGTGCGTGAAGGCCTGTCGGTCAAGGGTTCGCTGTACGCACTGCCGTTCTACGCCGAAAGCTCGATCACCTATTACCGCACTGATTTGTTCAAGGAGGCCGGGCTGAGCATGCCCGAGCGCCCGACCTGGGAACAGATCGCCGGCTTCGCCGAAAAACTCACCAACAAGGACAAAGAACAATACGGCATCTGCCTGCGCGGCAAGGCCGGCTGGGGTGAGAACATGGCGCTGATCACCACTGTCGCCAACGCCTACGGCGCGCGCTGGTTCGATGAGCAATGGAAACCGGAATTCAGCGGCCCCGAGTGGAAAAACGCGCTGAATTTCTACGTCGACACCATGAAAAAATCCGGTCCACCGGGCGCGTCGAGCAACGGATTCAACGAAAACCTGGCGCTGTTCAACAGCGGCAAATGCGCAATCTGGGTCGACGCCAGCGTTGCCGGCTCCTTCGTCACCGACAAGACTCAGAGCAAGGTCGCCGATCACGTCGGCTTCACCTTCGCGCCGCATCAGGTCACCGACAAAGGTTCGGCGTGGCTGTATTCGTGGGCGCTGGCGATTCCGACCAGCTCCAAAGCCAAAGACGCCGCCAAGCAATTCAGCGCCTGGGCGACCTCCAAAGAGTACGGCGAGCTGGTGGCTAAAACTGACGGCATCGCCAACGTACCGCCAGGCACTCGCGCCTCGACCTATAGCGACGCCTACATGAGCGCGGCGCCGTTCGCCAAGGTCACGCTGGAATCGTTGAAGGCCGCCGACCCGAGCAAACCGACGCTGAAACCGGTGCCGTACATCGGCATTCAACTGGTGACCATTCCTGAGTTCCAGGGCGTGGGCACCCAGGTCGGCAAATTGTTCTCGGCGGCGCTGATCGGCCAGACCACGGTGGATCAAGCGTTGGCTGCCGCCCAGCAAACCACTGAACGCGAGATGAAGCGCGCCGGTTATCCCAAGTAA
- a CDS encoding phospholipase, protein MNDLFLQNFGPHQWMGDTPQLDDLSLLEMTLPGTHNAGCDWEASFSLIPGPNWLACQDVPFYSQLNRGARVLDVRLMYDSKGLGFAKFRFQHDGYRSSRNLLDLVRDVVAFLQGNPDEFIILDFHELKKGDSDFNHEEFKQLILEHLGERMIPQSNIHLTLGQLKNISSRQRIVVAAPLPNPRDSLFHEQIPHKWIGEALVNASDLYRYIEKTLSNPPSQWRPWSLSATSYTVGGPQRILNELDIWFDPAKTEWAKKCNIINFDFIKNSNIVPFCRLANVQKANEKITVTASLRKV, encoded by the coding sequence ATGAACGATCTTTTTCTTCAAAACTTTGGCCCTCACCAGTGGATGGGCGATACACCACAACTTGATGACTTGTCGTTACTTGAGATGACATTGCCGGGAACGCATAATGCGGGCTGTGACTGGGAGGCTTCATTCTCTTTGATTCCGGGGCCAAACTGGCTGGCATGCCAGGATGTGCCTTTCTATTCCCAATTGAATCGTGGCGCCAGGGTACTGGACGTTCGTTTGATGTACGATAGCAAAGGCCTGGGATTTGCAAAGTTTCGCTTTCAACACGACGGCTATCGCTCCAGTCGAAATCTTCTCGACCTTGTGCGTGACGTTGTGGCGTTTCTGCAAGGCAACCCCGATGAATTCATCATTCTCGATTTTCATGAATTGAAAAAGGGCGACAGTGATTTCAACCATGAGGAATTCAAACAATTGATACTGGAACATCTGGGTGAACGGATGATTCCACAAAGCAATATTCATCTGACGCTTGGCCAACTAAAGAACATCAGTTCGCGCCAGCGCATTGTGGTCGCAGCTCCCCTGCCGAACCCCCGGGACAGCTTGTTTCATGAGCAGATTCCACACAAATGGATTGGCGAAGCGCTGGTCAATGCCTCCGATCTGTACCGTTACATCGAGAAAACGCTGAGCAACCCACCGAGCCAGTGGCGACCCTGGTCGCTGTCGGCGACAAGCTATACCGTCGGCGGCCCCCAGCGAATCCTCAATGAACTGGATATCTGGTTTGATCCTGCCAAAACGGAGTGGGCGAAGAAATGTAACATCATCAACTTCGACTTCATTAAAAACTCGAATATCGTACCTTTTTGTCGGCTGGCCAACGTCCAGAAGGCCAATGAAAAAATCACAGTGACCGCGAGTTTGCGCAAGGTTTGA
- a CDS encoding sugar ABC transporter permease: MNTSTAKAHIDLSPPARKIRVRNPGWFLVSPSVALLLLWMIVPLGMTIYFSMIRYNLLNPGENEFVGLENFTYFLTDSGFLPGATNTLLLVGSVLLISVVFGVLISALLEASEFLGRGIVRVMLISPFFIMPTVGALIWKNLIFHPVSGILAYLWKLFGAQPVDWLAHYPLLSIIIIVSWQWLPFAILILMTAMQSLDQEQKEAARLDGAGPVAIFWHLTLPHLARPIAVVVMIETIFLLSVFAEIFTTTNGGPGYASTNLAYLIYNQALVQFDVGMASAGGLIAVVIANIAAIILVRMIGKNLTDKA, from the coding sequence ATGAATACTTCAACTGCCAAAGCCCACATCGACCTGTCGCCACCTGCGCGCAAAATCCGCGTGCGCAATCCCGGCTGGTTTCTGGTCAGCCCTTCGGTGGCCCTGTTGCTACTGTGGATGATCGTGCCGCTGGGCATGACCATTTATTTTTCGATGATCCGCTACAACTTGCTCAACCCCGGTGAAAACGAATTCGTCGGGCTGGAGAACTTCACTTACTTTCTGACGGACTCAGGCTTCCTGCCCGGCGCCACCAATACCTTGCTGCTGGTCGGCAGCGTGCTGCTGATCAGCGTGGTGTTTGGCGTGCTGATCAGTGCGTTGCTTGAGGCCAGTGAGTTCCTCGGCCGTGGCATCGTGCGGGTCATGCTGATCTCGCCGTTCTTTATCATGCCCACGGTGGGTGCGTTGATCTGGAAGAACCTGATTTTCCATCCGGTCTCGGGGATCCTCGCCTACCTCTGGAAACTGTTCGGCGCACAACCGGTGGACTGGCTGGCGCACTACCCGCTGCTGTCGATCATCATCATTGTCTCGTGGCAATGGCTGCCCTTCGCGATCCTGATTCTGATGACCGCGATGCAGTCCCTCGATCAGGAACAGAAAGAAGCCGCGCGCCTCGACGGTGCCGGGCCGGTCGCGATCTTCTGGCACCTGACCCTGCCGCATCTGGCGCGGCCGATTGCCGTGGTGGTGATGATCGAAACGATCTTTCTGCTGTCGGTGTTCGCCGAGATTTTCACCACCACCAACGGCGGCCCCGGCTACGCCTCGACCAACCTCGCCTACCTGATCTACAACCAGGCGCTGGTGCAGTTCGACGTCGGCATGGCCTCGGCGGGCGGCCTGATCGCCGTGGTCATCGCCAATATCGCCGCGATCATTCTGGTGCGGATGATCGGCAAAAACCTGACTGACAAAGCCTGA
- the ugpC gene encoding sn-glycerol-3-phosphate ABC transporter ATP-binding protein UgpC, which yields MANLKIKNLQKGFEGFSIIKGIDLEVNDKEFVVFVGPSGCGKSTLLRLIAGLEEVSDGTIELDGRDITEVSPAKRDLAMVFQTYALYPHMTVKKNMSFALDLAGVPKAEVEKKVGEAARILELGPMLERKPKQLSGGQRQRVAIGRAIVRNPKIFLFDEPLSNLDAALRVQMRLELLRLHKDLQATMIYVTHDQVEAMTMADKVVVLNGGKIEQVGSPLDLYHNPANLFVAGFLGTPKMGFLKGTIARIDGQTCEVALDAGTRITLPFNAGHLSVGSAVTLGIRPEHLELAQPGDCTLQVTADVSERLGSDTFCHVKTNAGEALTMRVRGDLASRYGEQLNLYLDAAHCHLFDAEGVALTRPLRAAA from the coding sequence ATGGCCAACCTGAAAATCAAGAATCTGCAAAAAGGCTTTGAAGGCTTTTCCATCATCAAGGGCATCGACCTTGAGGTGAACGACAAGGAATTCGTGGTCTTCGTCGGCCCGTCGGGCTGCGGCAAATCCACCTTGTTACGGCTGATTGCGGGTCTGGAGGAAGTCAGTGACGGCACCATCGAACTCGATGGCCGTGACATCACCGAAGTCAGCCCGGCCAAGCGCGATCTGGCGATGGTGTTCCAGACCTACGCGCTGTACCCGCACATGACCGTGAAAAAGAACATGTCCTTCGCCCTCGATCTGGCCGGCGTACCGAAAGCCGAAGTCGAGAAGAAAGTCGGTGAAGCGGCGCGCATTCTCGAACTCGGGCCGATGCTCGAGCGCAAGCCAAAACAACTCTCCGGCGGTCAGCGTCAACGCGTGGCGATTGGCCGTGCCATTGTGCGCAATCCGAAAATTTTCCTGTTCGACGAACCGCTGTCCAACCTCGACGCTGCGCTGCGGGTGCAGATGCGTCTGGAACTGCTGCGTCTGCACAAGGACCTGCAAGCGACGATGATCTACGTGACCCATGATCAGGTCGAAGCGATGACCATGGCCGATAAAGTCGTGGTGCTCAATGGCGGCAAGATCGAACAGGTCGGCTCGCCGCTGGACCTGTATCACAACCCGGCGAACCTTTTCGTCGCCGGGTTCCTCGGTACGCCGAAGATGGGTTTCCTCAAGGGCACGATCGCTCGCATCGATGGGCAAACCTGCGAAGTCGCACTGGACGCCGGCACGCGCATTACCCTGCCCTTCAACGCCGGGCACCTCAGTGTCGGCAGCGCCGTGACCCTGGGTATCCGCCCGGAACATCTGGAACTGGCGCAACCGGGCGACTGCACCCTGCAAGTCACTGCTGATGTCAGCGAGCGACTGGGCAGCGACACCTTCTGTCACGTCAAGACCAACGCCGGCGAAGCGCTGACCATGCGCGTGCGCGGTGATCTGGCGAGCCGTTATGGCGAGCAACTGAACCTCTATCTGGATGCCGCCCACTGCCATTTATTCGATGCCGAAGGTGTGGCGCTGACCCGTCCGCTGCGTGCTGCGGCCTGA
- a CDS encoding carbohydrate ABC transporter permease, which produces MTLQQSRRLQSLLLGTLAWAIAIVIFFPIFWMVMTSFKTEIDAFATPPQFIFTPTLENYLHINERSDYFSFAWNSVVISFSATALCLLIAVPAAYSMAFYETQRTKGTLLWMLSTKMLPPVGVLMPIYLLAKSFGLLDTRIALIVIYTLINLPIVVWMVYTYFKDIPKDILEAARLDGATLWQEMVRVLLPIAKGGLASTVLLSLILCWNEAFWSLNLTSSKAAPLTALIASYSSPEGLFWAKLSAVSTLACAPILIFGWISQKQLVRGLSFGAVK; this is translated from the coding sequence ATGACTCTTCAACAATCCCGCCGGCTGCAAAGCCTGCTGCTCGGCACGCTGGCCTGGGCCATCGCGATCGTGATTTTCTTCCCGATCTTCTGGATGGTGATGACCAGTTTCAAAACCGAAATCGATGCCTTTGCCACGCCGCCGCAGTTCATCTTCACGCCGACGCTGGAGAACTACCTGCACATCAATGAGCGCAGCGATTACTTCAGTTTCGCCTGGAACTCGGTGGTGATTTCCTTCAGCGCCACGGCCCTGTGTCTGCTGATCGCGGTGCCAGCGGCGTACTCGATGGCGTTCTACGAAACCCAGCGTACCAAAGGCACGCTGCTGTGGATGCTCTCGACCAAGATGCTGCCGCCCGTGGGCGTGCTGATGCCGATCTACTTGCTGGCGAAGAGTTTCGGCCTGCTCGATACGCGCATCGCGCTGATCGTGATCTACACGCTGATCAACCTGCCGATCGTGGTCTGGATGGTTTACACCTACTTCAAGGACATCCCCAAAGACATCCTCGAAGCCGCCCGCCTCGACGGCGCCACGCTGTGGCAGGAAATGGTTCGCGTGCTGCTGCCGATCGCCAAGGGTGGCCTCGCCTCGACCGTGTTGCTGTCGCTGATTCTGTGCTGGAACGAGGCGTTCTGGTCGCTGAACCTGACCTCGTCGAAAGCGGCGCCACTGACCGCGTTGATCGCCTCGTATTCAAGTCCGGAAGGCTTGTTCTGGGCCAAGTTGTCGGCGGTCTCGACCCTGGCGTGTGCACCGATTCTGATCTTCGGCTGGATCAGCCAGAAACAACTGGTGCGCGGCCTCTCGTTCGGCGCCGTGAAATGA